The Malaclemys terrapin pileata isolate rMalTer1 chromosome 2, rMalTer1.hap1, whole genome shotgun sequence nucleotide sequence CTGGGGCCACCAAACATACGACATTAAAGAGCTGGCAGAGGGTCAGTCACTGTCAACCTGGGCCGGATTCAAAACTATGAAGTGGAGGTAGAAATCTCCATATTAAATTACTTAGCATGCAAACCTCACTTTTCGTATGTAGATCAAAATGTCTTTTGAAATGCACTATTGGTCCTCTTTACTTTTTTATTGCAGAATGTAACAGAAGGGTCTCTTGAAAAGTTTACCACCAAGGGTGGCAACAGTTCCAATGTCTGCCATGCCGCATACCACAGATAACCCAGCCAACCTGAGTGACTACGAGTACCAATTCTTAGACGAGGAGGATTACATCCAGGGAGTGCTTTGCACAAAGGAAAATGTCAAGGCGTTTGGCAAGGTGTTCCTGCCAGTGCTTTATACAATAGTGATTCTGCTTGGATTGGCCGGGAACTGTCTACTCTTTGCCATCTTGATCAAATATACCAAGAACAAGAAGATGACCGAGGTGTATCTGCTGAATCTGACCATTTCAGACCTTCTTTTTGTGGTAACCCTTCCCTTCTGGGCCACATACGCAGCTTCTCAGTGGGTGTTTGGGAATGCCTTCTGCAAGATCATAAGTGTCATCTACACCACCAACTTCTACAGTGGCATCTTCTTCGTCAGCTGCATGAGTCTGGACAAATACCTGGAGATTGTTCAtgcttggtccaataaaaacttAAGGGCCCCAAGAAAGAGCTTCCTTGTCTCTTCAGTGGTGTGGGTTATTTCCATAGTGCTGTCTATTCCTGACTTTATCTTCATGGAGGTGCAGGATCTCCACAATGGGAGACGAGTTTGCTACCCCGACTATGGCCTGCACAACTCCATCTGGCGGCTTCTCTTTCAATTTCAGCAGATCCTGCTAGGCTTCTTCCTTCCATTCCTTTGCATGGTGTTCTTCTACTCCCGCGTAGCTTGTGTTCTCACTACATTAATGTCTCCTAGCAAGAAGAGAGCTCTCCGCCTGGTCGTTATT carries:
- the LOC128830850 gene encoding atypical chemokine receptor 2-like translates to MSAMPHTTDNPANLSDYEYQFLDEEDYIQGVLCTKENVKAFGKVFLPVLYTIVILLGLAGNCLLFAILIKYTKNKKMTEVYLLNLTISDLLFVVTLPFWATYAASQWVFGNAFCKIISVIYTTNFYSGIFFVSCMSLDKYLEIVHAWSNKNLRAPRKSFLVSSVVWVISIVLSIPDFIFMEVQDLHNGRRVCYPDYGLHNSIWRLLFQFQQILLGFFLPFLCMVFFYSRVACVLTTLMSPSKKRALRLVVILVVVFFVLWFPYNVTLFLHLLQNLHVIKGCETSKHLDYAMQVTESLAFIHCCLNPVLYAFVNKRFRLHLKKSFGAIFRRQDISRSSSRCTDNVEMKSITNV